The Planktothrix agardhii NIES-204 genomic interval CTTTTAGTTGAGTTTGGGGGAGTTTAATATAAAAAGTAGTGCCTTGATTGGGAACGGATTTAAACCGAATTTGACCGCCATGGGCATCAATATAGCTAAGAAATCGGTGGGAGGATATATCCATTTTTATAACCAGGGTTGTGATCAAAAATTAGGGTAATCTGGTTTGGTGATATTCAGTATCGGAATTAATCAATTTGAGGGCTGAAAAAGGCAGCTTTCAATAAGGGCAAATTGCTTTTGGAGATTAGAAAAATACAACCGGATAGTATAATAAATTATAGCGTAGATGTTCCCAGCATTTGAGCCAAAGATGTTTGCAATATCGGGGGTAAACGACGCATAATTTTCCCCGTTTGTCCATCAATAGGAACCAAAGTCACTTGGGCGCTGAGATAGTGGGATTGACCATCTAGGGATTCAATCCGGTATTCCCAGGGAATTCGTACCCCCTTAGTAGGTAGGATTCGACTTTTAACCACCACCTGCATTCCCATTTTCACGGGTTTATAGTAGTGAATGTTCAACTCGACAACGGGTAATTCGCAACCCATTTCTACTAAGGTATGATACTCTAATCCCGCCAAACGTAACCGTTCTACCCGGGCTTCTTCCATCCAAGATATATAGGTTCCATGCCAAACGATACCACCATAATCGGTATGGTGGGGAGAAACCCGCACAACATAGTCAAACCAAGGGGTTGACCGGAGAGTATCCGTTGAGCAGGGGGACTGGGGAACGGGATTTGTTTCAAACACTTTACAAATAGATTTAGAACGCAACATTTCTACAAATTATCTGTCAACACGGGGGATTATTCTAGGTATGGATACTGTTTGATCCGTGTTGGATAGATCTGAGCCCTGATA includes:
- a CDS encoding 4-hydroxybenzoyl-CoA thioesterase, which produces MLRSKSICKVFETNPVPQSPCSTDTLRSTPWFDYVVRVSPHHTDYGGIVWHGTYISWMEEARVERLRLAGLEYHTLVEMGCELPVVELNIHYYKPVKMGMQVVVKSRILPTKGVRIPWEYRIESLDGQSHYLSAQVTLVPIDGQTGKIMRRLPPILQTSLAQMLGTSTL